In the Parashewanella tropica genome, TGTTAAAAGTCGTCGAGATGCGAAAGTATTAACCATGATCTTAGGCATTGTGATTTTCATTGATGATTACTTCAATAGCCTAGTGGTAGGCTCAGTAGCACGACCGTTAACAGATAGATATTACATTTCAAGAGCCAAGTTAGCTTACCTTTTGGATTCAACAGCTGCGCCAGTATGTGTGATCTCTCCTGTATCAAGTTGGGGGGCCTATATTATCGCTTTAATTGGTGGAATATTAACGACGCATGGTTTTCATAATGTCAGTTATTTGGGAACCTTTGTAGAAATGATCCCTATGAATTTTTACGCCATTTTTTCACTCCTGCTTTTGTTTTGCGTATGCATGTACGGTTTAGATGTAGGTTCGATGAAACAACATGAAATAAATGCTCAAAGAGGGGAGCTGTATGATCCCATCAAGGGCACACCACCAGGCAGCATTGCTGATTTACCCGAAGAGCAGAATGGTAAGGTTTCAGGATTGTTTATTCCTATTGCAATCTTAGTCTTTGCAACTGTGAGTTTTATGATTTTGACAGGTGTTCAACAATTACAAATGGAGCATTTGCCACTTAGTCTAATAAAAGCTTTTGAAAAAACGAATGTGAGTTTGTCTTTAGTTCTCGGTTCCAGCACTGGCCTTATAGTGACGTTATGGTTGGCAGTAAAACAAAAAATGCCAGCAGACAAAATCAAATTGGCGATTTTACACGGCATTAAATCTATGTTGCCTGCCATTTATATATTAATTTTTGCGTGGACAATTTCTGGCGTTATAGGACACTTGCAAACGGGTAAATATATGGCGACTCTTGCTTCTGGTAATATCCATTTTGCGCTACTGCCAGCAGTAATGTTTGTATTAGCAGGCATTACCTCCTTTTCCACAGGTACGAGTTGGGGAACCTTTGGGATCATGCTTCCTATTGCGGCTGATATGTCTATGGGAACGCATTCATCTATGATGGTTCCTATGCTAGCTGCAGTGCTTTCAGGCTCTGTATTTGGCGACCATTGCTCTCCCATTTCTGATACGACTATTTTGTCTTCAACAGGGGCGAGTTGTCATCATATTGATCATGTCACCACTCAATTACCTTATGCGTTAATGGCGGCGACTATCAGTATGTTTGGGTATTTAGTCTTAGGGTTAACGAGCTCAGTAATGTGGGGATTAGTCACTTGCTGTACTTTATTTATTGGATTGGTCGCAATATTGAAATATAAAGCTTCTAAGCCATGATATGCCGAAGGTTTCTTGTTATCATTTTACAACGATAATAAGAAAGGACCCTTGGCTATGGCTCAGCTGTATTTTTATTACTCTGCAATGAATGCAGGTAAATCAACTTCTTTACTTCAATCATCTTATAACTATCGTGAGCGCGGAATGAACACTTTAGTGTTAACTGCGGCAATTGATGATCGATATGGTGTAGGTAAAGTGGCATCTAGAATTGGACTTGAAACTGAAGCCAGTATTTTTGGTGCTGAATCGAATTTGGTTGAGCTGGTTGAATCAGCATTAAAGGAACAAGAAATCCATTGTATTTTAGTGGACGAAAGCCAATTTTTGACAAAGGAACAGGTAAAGCAGTTAACTCATGTTGTCGATAATATGGATATTCCGGTTTTGTGTTACGGCTTGAGAACTGACTTTCAAGGTGAGTTGTTTAACGGCAGTCAATACTTACTCGCGTGGGCAGATAAGTTGGTTGAGCTCAAAACTATTTGCCATTGCGGACGTAAAGCTAACATGGTTGTTCGTCTTGATGGTGATGGCAAGGTGATGAAAGAAGGTGAGCAGGTCGCCATTGGCGGTAACGAAAGTTATGAATCAGTTTGCCGTAAGCATTATCGCGAGTTTATTTGGGATCAGTGATTGTTTGAAAAACTGGATAAATTAGCTTGTATATAGCAACAGAGTAATAGCGTAAACAGCAACCGAAGCGCACATCTGATAGGCAGGAAGCCTGAATGCCATGAAGCACATGGATGTGCGAGAATGGCCCTGTGCTGACGACCGTGACATCCTGTCACGGACGGTTGTTTTATCACGCTATTACTCTCATTGGATTATTGGTGGCCTTTGTAATCCCTTTACTTTGCTAGAGAGTAATATTCCTTAAACTGTTTACTCGTTTCAGTAATTTCGCTACTACTTTCCAACTGTTCGATAAGAACCCGACCCGCCATAATCACTACCCAATAATCATAAAAACTCCAAAAGAGTTTAGTGGCGATTTCAAATTCAACTCTATTTGATAAATTCAATTCTGAATGTGATTTTAGATAATCAGTAACGATTAGTTTTTTATCACTTTCAGTAAGATCATGGTTTTCAATTAACGAAGCCAGTTCAAAAAGTGGGTGTGATTGGCAGGCGTATTCAAAATCAATACAGATTAATTGTCCGTTTTTGATGAGTATATTCTCTGGGTTTAAATCCCTGTGACAGAATTGAGGTTTTACGTTTAAGCTCTCAAGAAAATCGACCCAACCTTTGATGTTAGGTTGTAGTGAATCTAGTTTTGATTTCAGTTTATTCCATTGCTCATATTCAGTGAGCAAATCAAAGTTATTCGTTTGTAGCAACTGAGTTGTAATAGATTGAACTTGTTGCTGATAGATTTGCCATTGCTGTTCGCAAGTGATTATTTTTGTGGGCAAGGGCAGAGTGCTCAGAGCATTCAATAGTTTTTGGACTTCTTTTAATCCATATCCTTTATCTATCGGTTGCTGAATATATTCACTCAAATAGAAGTTATTATCTCCACTTACCCAAAACAACTTTGGCGCAAGACTACTTTGCTCTGCTATTCGCCAACACTCAATTTCATTTTCTCTATCGCAAATAAAACTGGATTCAGCAGAATTGACTCTGAGTACATAATCTTGCGTAGGAGTATTGATTAAAAAATTACGGTTACTTTTTCCCGCAGTCAGAGTAGAGACTGAAGTCATGTGCGGAATGATCGAGAGCCTCGTATCATGTTCACAATACTCAAGTGCACTTATTACTTCTGCGGGAAAAGACTCCATTAAGCAAAAGACTCCGTTTTATCGCTACTTGAGTTTTGTTTCATTGAATCTCGCCATTGCTTATAACCAATGACAGAAAGTACAAGATACAACCCAAACAACACTGAAGTTAGCATCAACTCTTTATTGATATAGAGGTAAATAGATACTGAGTTTATTACTAACCAATAGAGCCAGTTTTCCAATACTTTTTTAGCCACTAAGTAAGTCGTTACTACTGCAAAACAGGTTGTAGCAGTATCTAAGTATGGATACGAGGCATGGGTATGGTTTGCCATAAAGTACCCTAAGATAAGCGATACGATTGTGGTTGTGGCAATAATGGCTAAATGCCTTTGCTTAGACCAAGAGACAACTTTTACGCCATGTTGCTCAGCACCGCCTTGGGTCCACATCCAATACCCATAAATCGCCATTGCTATGTAATAGAAATTCAGGATTGAATCCATTAACAAGGAGACTTTCCAAAAGATAATGGTATAAATGAGTGAGCTAGTAAAAGCGGCAGCCCAACACCAAATATTCTGTCTCATTGCTAATACTAGGTAAGCAACAGCAAGAATAACAGCAAGTGCTTCCCAATTGGTCATTACAGACATTTCAGACTGTATTTTTGTAATTAAATCCATATTGAACCTGAGTTTTGGATAATGAAATCTATTAATTTTTCATGTAGAGAGTGCATAATTCTATAGAGGTTTGCTTATCCTGAATTCAGGTTCACTACTCTTTATGGGTTAAGTCGAGTTCCGAGCCGATAAATTTACAAACAAATACGGCTTTGCCCCATTTAGAATGTGCTGCTTCCATTTCTGTTGCTAGCATACTCATGACTTCCTGATAATCACCACATACTTGAGTTGCCATAGCGTTAGTAGTACGAGTGATGTTTGGATAGTTGCGTAGGCGTTCAATAAACCACTGGATAGGCTCTAAGTAGTTTTCATTAAACGGATACATGCTGATTTCAGCTGTAAGTTTCATGGCTTGGTTCCTTTGATATAAAGGAACTATAGTGCGCACGACAACAGAGGCGTACGTCCATGTACTCACGACCGTTACATCCTGTAACGGACGGTTGTCTTAGCGCACTATAGTTCCTATCAAATTCAAATCACTGAATACGGAAATTAATATATTGAGTTCAATTAGAACTTAATATTAGTGGTGATACCAAACGCTCTAGGATCACCAAAGCGAATGTACTGCTTCTTCACCCAATCTTGGTCAGGTTCGTTACCAAAGAAGAAACCACGAACGCCGTATTTCTTATCAAATAAGTTACGTCCCCAAAGGTAAACACCCCAATCCTCAGTTTCATAACCCACTCTAGCATTGAAGATTTGGTAACCTTTTGACTTAGAGTCGTTACTGTCAGAGTAGAAAAACTTACTCTTACCACTGGTATTTAGGTTCACAAAAATACCATTATCAGCACGATAAGTCGCACCTAAGCTGTTAGTAAATTTAGGAGCATGTGCAAGCTCACGACCCGATAAATCGATAACTTTACCGCGTTTGTCTTTATAGCTGTAATCGCCGTAAGTAGCACGTAATAAACCTAAGCTTGCATAAACCTCTAGGTTATCCGTTGCTTGCCATTTAGCATCAACCTCTAGACCATAGTTGCTTGAGTTACCCGCATTCTCTGTATAAAGGATAAAGCGATCTGGACGGTCAGGATCTTGTTGTGATGCAGAAACTTGCTGATCTTGTCTATCCATGTAGAACAACGCAACATTAGTGCTTAGAGAATTATCCAACCAACGAGATTTGAAACCTAGCTCGTAGTTATATAGCACTTCAGTGTCGAACTGCTTTTTATCTTCAAAGCCTTTTGGCAAGCTCATATTAAAGCCACCAGCTTTATAGCCACGAGCAATTCGAATGTAAGTGCTGTGTTGCTTAGAAAGCGTTTTGCTTAGTGAGATATGGCCACCCCACATATTTTCAGATGGTGAGAAAGCCTCTTTTTTACTGTCTGTGTAGTCGCTATTACGACGCTCAAAACGAAGGCCATTGGATAAGCTATAGCCATTACCCAAATCAGTATCTAATTGACCGAAAACAGCATAGTTTGTCGCTTCATAATCTGAATCGATGCCACCACGGTCACCGTTATAAACATCGAATTGACTGTTGTCTTCTTTGAGGTTCATGGCGTAAACACCCACCAACCAATCAGTCGAGCCAGCGAAGATACGTCCCGATTCTTTTGGAGTTAAACGGAACTCTTGTGACAGAGTTTTACGATTGCCGGTTTTGCTCCAAATCGCATTGTATTCACATGGCTTATCACCACATTTACGGCTTTCCCAGTATTTAGGGTTTGCCCAATCACTGTCATAAGCGTGTAGATGTTTACTCTCTGAAAAAGAGGTAATTGACGTAATGTTAAAGTCATCAGCACCAGTATGGCTTATTTTAAGGCTTGAACCTGTGGTGCGTTGGCTGTCTTTACCCGGTTTGTCACTTAAGGTTTTAAAGCCGTTGTTATTTAATGTCCAAGCGTCATAACCATTGTCGAAATTGGCATGTAAAACGGTTAAGTCAGCAGTCGTGCCATCGTTGATTAACCAACGTAGTTTCATTCTGCCAGAGAATTCATCACGCTTGTTGGTATCGTCACGGTTTAAGAAGGTGTTTTTTCTAAAACCGTTTTGATTATGTTGCTGAATAGAAACACGATAAAGCACTGAATCAGAAATAGGGCCAGAGCTAAAACCACTGAAAGTACGTAAATCGTCATTACCTACTGATACTTCAGCACCGTGTTCAAAAACATCGCTAGGGTCATTACTTTTTAGGTAAATAAGACCAGCAAGTGCATTTGCACCGTAGCGAGTACCTTGAGGGCCACGAAGTACTTCAACTTGCTGTAGGTCGTACATGCTAGAAACCATGCCTAAACCAGATAAGTCGATATCATCAATGACATAACCTACTGATGAGTTCGGAGCACCTTTATAATCTTCTTGCTCACCAACACCACGAATTTGGAAGTAACGTGGGCGAGAAGTCGCACCAGACCAGTTAAAATTGGCGATAGAATTCAGTACGTCTTCAAAGTGCTGATCGCCTTCATCTTCTAATTGTTTAGCATCAATGATGGTTGCACTAGCTGGTAAGGTAAGTAAGTCGTGTTGGCGGAAATCAGCGGTTACTTTGATAACTTCGATATCGTCATTCTGCTTGGTTTCAGCAATAGCTTGTCCACAAACAGCTGCAGAAATGATCAGTGCAAGTGGAGATAATTTTTGTTTTAAAGCTTGGTTTAACATGGGACCTCAAAATAATCTGAGATCCGGCATTCGGTAAGCGCTATGAAAGTGCGAATAAAATGTTCACGACAGAATGTCATGACATTTTTTCATGGCATTAAAAAGCCATTTAGCCCATTCCTACGCCGGTATAAGCCGGATCAGGTTCTAAGGGTTTGATCTCAGTTCACAGACTTTTATCTGCAAACACCCCTCGGCGGCGGCAATTATATAGGAAATTAAAATAAAAAATGAGACAAATGTTGCGAAAATATGAATTAAAATAGCTTTATTGGTTTAATTGTGAGCAATTGTACGGTTTTGGTTGAAATGAGTGATGTCTAGAAGGGAAAGCGGCTTTCAGGTATCAACCGAAAACCGCTCAATAAGATTAAATGATAGCTGGGATACCTTTAATCATGCCAACTGCAAGCATAGCTGCAAGGCAAATCACAAAAGCTAGAGTTGGAATAACAACACGGTCGGCAAATGAAAGTTGTTTTGGTCTTTCTTTATCACCAATCAATCCATTGTTATCTAAAAGCATGGTTAGTGCCCATGCTAACACTGGGTTAGCAACAAACGCCGCAAAAATACAAATGCCAGCAGCTTGACTGCTGACGCTGTCTTTAACCATTTGCAAGCCAGCTTCAAGTAGTGGTAAGAATACACCAACAAGTAAAGCAATTGACATTACTGGTCGCCAAACCGCAACATCCATAGGATAGCCAAGTATCGCGACTACAATACAAAGCAAGCCAAGTAAGATTGCTCCAGCTGGAATAGGGCGTTTGGCAATCGCAGCAGGGATCATATAAGTTCCCCAAGACGAAGTGATGTTACCACCACCAACAGCTGTACCAACAATCTGACGAAGAGAACAAGTGGTCATGGTATCGTCAACGTCCATGAGCACTTTATCTGTACCTTTAGGGTAGTTCAGCTCTTGGAAAATACGGTGCCCCAAAAAGTCAGGCGACCACATGGCTACAGCTAAAATCGCAAATGGTAAAGAAGCAATAAAGTGTTCAACATTAGGTAAGCCTAGCTGCCAACCTGTTTCAGTTGAGCCCCACCAATAAACAGGGTTTAAGTTTGGAAGACCTGGAGCGGTTACAAATTGTAAATCTAACCCTGCACCTAAACCAAAAGCAACGATAATTGCCGTAATTGAGCAAAGAGGAATCGCTAACCAACGCTTTTCAATTTTTGCTAGGAAGGCATAAAGCACCACGTTGATAAGTAAGATAACAAACGCAACATATGATAATGAATAGTCGAGAGCATGTTTAGCTTGAAGCCCAGCAGACCAGTCAAATAATGAAGTGATTTGACCTTTGGCTCCCATAAACCCTAAATAAACGAGTAAACCACCGGCAACACCACTACTGGTGAGGTTTACGAGTCGGGAACCTCCTTTTAGCCAACTGAGGATCAAACCAAATACACCAATAAGAATGGCGAGAGCAAGAGGGTGAGCACCAGCAAGAGCAATTGTGCCAATAAGAGGGATCATTGGGCCATGATTGCCGCCAAGGTTAGCTCTAGGGTTGATAAAGCCAGAACTTAGTACGCAAAATAGTAACGCTGGAATCAACATTTCGACGCGCATTACTTGAATCGCGAAATCTGCACCTAAATTAACATGAGGCCATTTCTCCGTTAAACCCGCTGCCCAAGCCGCCATTACAGCAGAATACATTACGGTAATACCGATAGTACCCGCTATGGCTGGTACAAGATCTTCCCATTCAAATCGAAAGTCACGCCCGGGTAAATTAAGCCCCCAACGGCGTGGCTTCATAATTTGAAGCTCGTGTTCTAAATAGTCGCTTCTGGATTCGAATTCAGAAGCAGGTCGATGCAGTTCTTGATAGCTTGCATTGTCCAAGTTTTGATCATTCATTTTATTTTCTGACATAAATAGTATCGCTCCCAGATGGTCAAACTGAGACAGTCTCTTGAAGAGAGTTTAAATCTAAATTGGTATTACCAATTTACCTATTGGGGATAGTAACAGAAGATGTGGTGCGGCATCAGTACTGAAATCACAGCTTAAAAGATTGAATGGAAAAAATTGAGATCTTGGTAACAAAATCGAGAGCTTAATTGATAGTTCTAAATAAGTTGAGTGCTGGATGTGAAATTACAGTTTTGTTATTGGAAAGAAAAAAGCGACTTCATTGAAGTCGCTTTTGAATATTCGTTAAATATTAGAATTTAACTTCAGTTTCTACAAACCATTCACGTCCGCGAGCGTTGAATAGCGAACGCTCATAGTGTGGCCAGCTTGATAATGTTGGGTCAAAGTTAGGACCTTTATCAAATAGGTTCAAGATACCTGCTTTGATTTGAACATCGTCAGAAACGTTGTAAATCGAAGTGAAGTTCCACTTAACGTATGAAGCTACTTCATTAGCCTTTTCATCAAAGTTCTTAGAGTTAGCTTTTACTGACTTATAGCTTGCACCATGGTGTCTTGCAGTGTAGAACATACCAAGAGTTGTTGTGAAATCTTGATAATTCCAAGCTGTAACGAAGCTACCTTTTAGTCGAGCAATACCGCCGTCATCGATGTCATCATCAACAGGAGAAGCTGCATCAATTTGGCTTTCTGATTTAAGCAAGTAGGTCGCTTTAGTTTTGAAAGAAAGCTCACCTAGAGCGTCCATTTCATAAGTGTAACCACCTTCTAAATCAATACCGCTTACCTTTTTAAATGAAAGGTTTTGCGCTACAGAGTTGATGTGAGTAATTTTTCCTTGAGCATCACGAGTAATATCTTTTTCGTAAAGCTTATGTTCACGAGCTTTTCTAGAAGCTGATACAGTAGTAACCATATCATTTAGCTTCCACTCCCAAACATCAATAGAAACGTTTAGCTCGTCAGTACCGTATACGGCACCAACATTTGCTGTATAACCTTTCTCTGCTTTCAGATCTGGGTTAGCGCCTGTTGTAATATCGATGTGTAATTCATTACATACGGTATTTACATTGTCAGGTAGACCTTTAATAACCTTGTCAGGTGTTCCACCAAGTTCTAGGCATCGTTTAACGTCAGTTACTTGAGAGAAACCTGTAGAAGGGTCACCGTATACACGTTGCATATCTGGAGCACGGAATACCTTGTTATATGAACCACGTACTAGAAGTTCATCAATTGGACGGTATTCTACAGCGATAGATGGCGTAACATTACCACCAAAGTCACTGTATTTGTCATAACGAAGTGCTAAGTCAAAAGTCAGCTCATCTAAAACAGGAACTCTAAGCTCTGAGTACACTGCGTAGAATGAACGCTCACCTTGACCAGAAGAACCACCAGTACCTACAACATTACCAGCTTTAGATTCAGTATCTGCATTAGCACGATATTTTTGCTTAGACCACTCAGAACCTAAAGCAAATTCTAGATCATTACCATTTGGAAGCTGTAAAGCAACACCTGAGATATTTGCTTGGAAGTTCAGTAGCGAAGAAGTCGCACGAGAATGAGGCGTGTACTCTAACTTTTTGTATGCATCTTTTGAAATAGGATCAAGAAGAGACTTACCATTTTTCTCAGAAGTGATGTAGTCTACGATTTTTTGCTCTAGGCTATAACCGCTATTAAATACATCTAAATCTGTTTTTCCGTAGTTTGCAGATACGTCCCAGCTATATTCGTCAGCTAAAGTACCCTCTAGAGCAAATGAGCCATAATAGTTTTGGGTATTGGTTTCACCTTTACGGTTACCCAAACCATTCAAACGTCTGATGTAGTAGTACTTACCGTCTTCAGCGTTCGCAAAATCCCCGCCAAATGCATCAGCCTTGTTATAAGTAAATTTTCTACCATAAGCATTAACATTTACTTTATTTTCTTTAACTTCAACATCCACACCATCAGTTGACGTAGGTTCAATCAATGTGGTTGATTTAGCTTTTGCGAAATCAATTCGGCCATTAAAAATGGTGTCATCAGTTAACTCGTAATTAAAAATAGTCGAGCTGATAAAACGGTAACTTTCTGGGCTTAGGTCACGTTGCTTAGAGCGGTCATATCCACAACGATTGTTTGCTTTATCCCATAGTAAGTCTTGGGTTTCACATTGTTCTTGATTAAGTGCTCTTTGGCCTTTTGCACCTTTAGAGTTTGGAGCAATACGTGCACCGTATGAGCTGTATTTAGATTTAACACTGTGTGGTACTTTATCTGTATCTAAGCCAAAGTTAGCTCTGTCAGTAGTCTTTAATTGTTCATTGAAGTTAAGTTCAACAAAGCTAGATACATTACCACGTTCTGAACTAGAACCAAGAGATAAAGCTACACGAGAGTTAGCTCCACCACCATGAGTAGTATCACCGCGACGGGCTTTTAATGCGATTCCTTCAAAATCTCTTTTCAAAATGATGTTGATAACACCACCAACGGCATCTGCACCATAAATTGCAGACGCACCAGATTGAAGAATTTCAACACGAGCTACAGCTTCCATTGGCAAGTTTGCAGTATCTACAAAGTTATCTGTACCATTTAAGAATTTAGGGTATTGATTTAATCGTTTGCCGTTAATCAAGGTAAGGGTACGGTTAGCTCCTGCACCTCTTAGGCTAATTGCAGATGCTGAAGGAGTATATCCATGCACTGATTGTGTAGTAACTGCACCTGTTGTTGCGCTTAGATTTTCAAGAGCATCTTGAACATTAGTAAAACCTTGCTTGGCCATGTCATCAGCACTTAATACGACAACTGGATTAGCAGTTTCCATATCAGTACGTTTAATACGAGAACCAGTAACTTGAATACGTTCTACATTTGCTGACTCTTCTGCTGCGATTACGTTTGCAGTAGACAATGTTGCAGATGTTGCACCAGCTATTAACGCGAGGCGTACAGCTTTGGCTAATACAGCATTAGCTTGCATTGATATTTCTCCCTAAAAAACGATTTGTTATTTAATTTTTTTAGATTTTAAAATGTAATTTCAGGTTTATTTTGAAATAAAAATCTAATTACATTGACCCGAATATAATCACATTAAATTTTTATCGGCAACACTGTGTATACAAAATCTACAATGGTGTGATTTAACAAATTAAGCAACAATCAAATGGTTTCTGCTTATGTTTGTTAACATTTGATTTGTTTTTGTTCTGACAGGAGAAAAACTTAGAGAAAGATCAAATATAATGTTTATTTAAAGTTAATTATGTTTTTATTTTTTTTTAAAGTATTGGTTAATGTTTTATAATGTTTTCAAGTTGTTTTAATTAAATAAAATTATAATTAAGTGCCGTTTGGTTATATTTTAGTCTTTATTTGGGTGTTAACAGAGAAGTTTAGAGATAGTGAGCGAGTTAAAGAAGGGGTAATAGTAAGAATAAACAGTCTTTTTAACAAAAGAGAGGCTTAAATTTAAGCCTCTCTTTACTGTTAAATTAGTATTTAGAATTTAACATTTGCTTTGATAAAGAAGAATCGACCAATAACGTCATAAGTGTATGGGTCAGTGTTCGAATCATTGTTACCTGAGTAGTATGGAGGTTGCTTATCAAATAAGTTCTTAACACCACCTGATAGGGTTACATCATTAGTTAATGAGTAAGAACCTAATAGGTCGTGATAAACAACGCTACCAACAGACGGTGCAGCACAGTCTTTTGGATTCTTCTTACATTTAGAAGAGAATGAATCCATACCGTCGATGAATCGTGCAGCATAAGTCGCAGACCAATCATCACTAGAAGCCTTAATGCTTAGGTTTGATTTAAGTTTAGCGTAAGCACCTACACCACCAGTGATATAACCTTTATAGTCAACAGCTTTACCATCAGGATCGAACTCTTTGAACTCTGTCAAAATAGACGTATCAAGGTTTGTCTTCCACTCAAGGCCGAATGCATCAAAGCCATAGGCTAGGTTGATGTCAAACCCAGAAGTTTTAGCTGCACCGATGTTTTGTAGACCATTGTTGAAGCTAATACGACCTGTTGAATCTAAGTTAATATCCGCAGACTTACATAATGCAGTGTCTTGGTTGATTTTCTTACCGTTGGCACCTAAACACTTATCAGCGATGTAGCTTGAATCCACTTTAGTGATAGCGTTAGTAATATCGATGTTGTAGTAATCAACTGTCAACGATAGGTTTTCAATAAAGCTAGGTTCAATAACAACACCTGCAGTTAAGGTTTTCGCCTCTTCTGGAGTCAGTAATGGGTTACCACCAACAGTAACTTCTGCCTGAGTCTGCTCTGTTGCAGGGTGATCAACTTGATCAAATGATGGAGACTTACCACCGTATAATTCACTTACAGTTGGAGCGCGGAATGCCGTCGATTTAACACCACGTAGCATAATGCTGTCATTTAGGCGCCAAGTTAGACCAAGTTTCCAAGTCTTATCAGAACCAAAGGTACTGTAGTCGAAGAAACGTGCTGCAGCACTTAATTCAACTTGCTCAGCCATCGGCAATTCACTTAATAGTGGAATTGCAAATTCAGTGTAGGCTTCTCTTACGCTAAATGAACCAGACGTTGGCTCAACACGTGGGTCATTCGCAAGACCTTGAGCTGTTAATGAATCTGGAGTGAAGTATGCAGACTCTTTACGATACTCAATACCGGATGCGAAACCGACTACACCAGCAGGAAGTTCGAATAGTTCACCAGCAAAGTTTGCTGCAGCAATATCTAACTCACTACCACCACTGTTCATTTCGGTGTAAATGAATGGCTTAATACTGTCGCCTCTCCAAGAAGATTGCTTAAATGGGTCAAACTTCTTGTCTTTAACTGCTTTGTCGATAGCACCTAAATTATGAAGGTTAGCTAGCTTGTCTACCGAGTCATTTTTCCCTTTGTTGTACGAAACGTCCCATGTGATGCCGTTATCAAATTCACCCTCTAGACCTAAAACTAGGCGAATAGTATCAACATTTTGTGAGAAGTTACGAGTACCAGATTCAACCATACGGCGACCATAGCTCACTTTCTCACCATTCTGAACCCAAGGAAGTAAATCATCAGTCATCCAACCGCCATGCTTCTTAGGCATGTAAACCCAAGGAGACTTGTTCCAGATTGGTTGAGGGGCCATTTGTTGAGTCGACC is a window encoding:
- a CDS encoding TonB-dependent receptor plug domain-containing protein translates to MQANAVLAKAVRLALIAGATSATLSTANVIAAEESANVERIQVTGSRIKRTDMETANPVVVLSADDMAKQGFTNVQDALENLSATTGAVTTQSVHGYTPSASAISLRGAGANRTLTLINGKRLNQYPKFLNGTDNFVDTANLPMEAVARVEILQSGASAIYGADAVGGVINIILKRDFEGIALKARRGDTTHGGGANSRVALSLGSSSERGNVSSFVELNFNEQLKTTDRANFGLDTDKVPHSVKSKYSSYGARIAPNSKGAKGQRALNQEQCETQDLLWDKANNRCGYDRSKQRDLSPESYRFISSTIFNYELTDDTIFNGRIDFAKAKSTTLIEPTSTDGVDVEVKENKVNVNAYGRKFTYNKADAFGGDFANAEDGKYYYIRRLNGLGNRKGETNTQNYYGSFALEGTLADEYSWDVSANYGKTDLDVFNSGYSLEQKIVDYITSEKNGKSLLDPISKDAYKKLEYTPHSRATSSLLNFQANISGVALQLPNGNDLEFALGSEWSKQKYRANADTESKAGNVVGTGGSSGQGERSFYAVYSELRVPVLDELTFDLALRYDKYSDFGGNVTPSIAVEYRPIDELLVRGSYNKVFRAPDMQRVYGDPSTGFSQVTDVKRCLELGGTPDKVIKGLPDNVNTVCNELHIDITTGANPDLKAEKGYTANVGAVYGTDELNVSIDVWEWKLNDMVTTVSASRKAREHKLYEKDITRDAQGKITHINSVAQNLSFKKVSGIDLEGGYTYEMDALGELSFKTKATYLLKSESQIDAASPVDDDIDDGGIARLKGSFVTAWNYQDFTTTLGMFYTARHHGASYKSVKANSKNFDEKANEVASYVKWNFTSIYNVSDDVQIKAGILNLFDKGPNFDPTLSSWPHYERSLFNARGREWFVETEVKF
- a CDS encoding TonB-dependent receptor, whose product is MSSNSVLAKSVRLALIAGASTGAFTASNVMAEESSAKVERIEVTGSRIKRTDMETASPVTTIDASAISATGATSIDDVLQKMTAAGGAMTNSGINNGSGGNSRINLRGLGSNRTLILVNGRRMIASGTGAASTVDLNTIPVSMIQRVEILKDGASAIYGTDAIAGVVNIILKRDFDGLELNAQTGLSGHDDANETSIDFTLGNTFEKGNIVINAQYTKRGDASQADRDFSNCPIAETGKTGSKTKFCGGSSYSEGGHIWGDKNHGIPTVKDKDGKDVFELDKKGSYGYYTMEKGERVFKYIDDNKKQADLSGRGDKYHPFAGSGDNNDRYNYAKDSYLTTPMERLNLTFSGTYELTDTTTFFAEAMYTKRWSTQQMAPQPIWNKSPWVYMPKKHGGWMTDDLLPWVQNGEKVSYGRRMVESGTRNFSQNVDTIRLVLGLEGEFDNGITWDVSYNKGKNDSVDKLANLHNLGAIDKAVKDKKFDPFKQSSWRGDSIKPFIYTEMNSGGSELDIAAANFAGELFELPAGVVGFASGIEYRKESAYFTPDSLTAQGLANDPRVEPTSGSFSVREAYTEFAIPLLSELPMAEQVELSAAARFFDYSTFGSDKTWKLGLTWRLNDSIMLRGVKSTAFRAPTVSELYGGKSPSFDQVDHPATEQTQAEVTVGGNPLLTPEEAKTLTAGVVIEPSFIENLSLTVDYYNIDITNAITKVDSSYIADKCLGANGKKINQDTALCKSADINLDSTGRISFNNGLQNIGAAKTSGFDINLAYGFDAFGLEWKTNLDTSILTEFKEFDPDGKAVDYKGYITGGVGAYAKLKSNLSIKASSDDWSATYAARFIDGMDSFSSKCKKNPKDCAAPSVGSVVYHDLLGSYSLTNDVTLSGGVKNLFDKQPPYYSGNNDSNTDPYTYDVIGRFFFIKANVKF